gttagGCTAATATaactagaaaaatattatgacaAAATTCTGTAGATTATTGACAAGATATTAGTGCTGACATAGTTGAGACTTATTTAAAAGTATAGTCGAACACTTTAGAAAACTGAAGTATTTTCCTTGAGAGCATCGTTTCTAGTCCCAATTATGTATACAATAGGATTTCGAGGGATCGAGTGTTATATAAATTCGTGTCATAACCCTAGTATTTCATTATATAACTTTCGTTCTAATATTCTCAATAATATCATCTTCTTTGATAGACGTAGTCAAGTTTAATCTTGGTGAACCACATTAAAATCTGTGTCATTCTTTATTACTTACGTCGTCTTCCGTTAATCGTTATAAtaaactggtatcagagcaatatttaaattcgattgtttgttttttaattgaGATGACAATAGTGAGAATTAAGATGGACAAATTTTGGAAGACAGATAATGTGACAGATCAAGATGCGAACTTTACTAAAATGACAGAATTTATGAGGTTGTTGAAGTTGTCAATAGAAGCAAAACCGTTGAGATGATCATTTTAAAGAACAAAATGACAAATCAAAATACAGACTCTAATGAAACAACATGGCACATGGCttatgaaattataataaatatgtttaaatatttttttttatagtttatatgtCTAAAAGATTTAGTTGTGAAAATATATACGTCTAGACGAGATTTAtctctataataaatatatagataatatggatactaataataaaataaagacaaGAATACGATAAGGATTATCCTACCCTAATAACTTctccaataaaattataagggATTTGGAAGgtaagatttaatatttattattttaatttagattaattaataagcTGCTTCCATGTTcacaaaatatgtaaattttttattatcttttcattcattttgactcattttataaaatgatcaaTTTTTATGAACACCAAATTTGAAGCAGTAGATTAGATACTATTAGTACTTGTGATTTTGTGCGTCTGTTAGGGTATTTATCGGTTTAGTTtttgggttattcgagttctatggttcggtttattcgaatttttaatttttagtcaATTCGTaaatcgaaccgaattcgaaataattctaattaaaccgaattgaattcaaatttaatattcggttcgaatttcgaataatttgaattcaatccGAATCCGAAttcgattttttattttatttttttgaataaatgagaactagcataacttaaaataaattgtacCAGCCGAGAATTGAACCCGGGTCTGTACTACCACTAGACCAATGGtgcttttctttctttgttattttattattaaatcttttattcaaatattataatttaattattttgaactttttcttaaactaagttttaataaataaataataataaatgaattcagttttcggtttggtttcgagttgaaactcaaactcgaaaatcaattcgaaaaccgtatttgaattcgaattggtttgaaattcgattcgaaaatcaaaaataaaatttttcgAATTCgatcggatattcggttcagaccaaacaTTTAACACTCCCGGTgtctgtttttatttttgttttatgtttttaattttaatgtatttttttcttcatttggaCCTAAATTAAcctaatatatttgttaaaattcacAATAACCTAATAATTTTCATCAGGAAAATAGTCTCCACTCTTCATATCAATTGAACACAAAATTCACACTATCTCTACCAAacgatttcaaataattttatctttaattgaggcaaaataatattttaaaatagtctcaatttaaataataataataataataataataataataataaattattcattccTAAGGTGTCTCTATCACCACTTATAAACACACACAAATCCACACAAAAGTACAAGTCTTCCTCTACGAACTTATTAAGAAAATActtgtatattattatatattatatatctcaaGGTAATTAATGACTTCTAAAACACActactatataaatattaatattgactTATCAAATgtaaatgcattttttattgTCAATATTCTCTAACTGATGTGTTGGGTCATCGGATGGAATAAAAATATCTCATATATTGTTTTCATTGCAAGCAAAAGACCGGAATAATACatatcatttaataattaatgtttgaaaactattattttattaaaatcacgATTTAAttggataaaattattatataatattgtttttatcaagattcaaattgtaatttttgtaattataattcagattttttagtttaatttggtaaaaaattattttcaaaattatgatatattaaatttgatccATTTACAAACATAACAATACAAAATTGTACTGATTCAAATGAAGAAATGTAAATCCATATAGCCTGATGATTTGTATCTTAATAtgtcaaattattaatttgtttattctttttttttttgttggttttaatattttatagatcaaatatatatagaatacAATTTAAATGTTCAAAGTAGTGAGGTGAAAGGATATTCATATTAATGTTTGAATCTCCTTTTTTCAATAATTTCGATAACTTTGATTAAGTAACACTTTAATTCTCCTATCGAGgatctctaatttttttattgcatTCTGTTACATTTATTGGATTCGGATGCccttttgatattatttatttatgattatttcaGTCAAAACTTGAATTGTGTTGAGTTTATTTCTTTTAAGAAAAGTGAATTTATGGTTGTTCAAATTTAACtcttaaaatatgtataaagaCTTGTGTAgggaattatttatttattatacctTGTAAGCTTCCTAACAAATCATTCCACATAAACAATgccaattaatttatattatatagggCTTATTTGATGTATAAGTTCATtggaaataatcaaataatttcaaaattaatatccttaaatatataaaattaatacaagAGTAGTTTATTCAATTGAAGTTTGAAGAGTACTATAAATACATCAAGTGTGTAAACCTTTCATTATTGTGTGTGACAAAGctttttaagagaaatgaaaGCATACATCATTGCCCTCATAGTTTGTTCCTCTGTGATTGCAGCTTTGTTTGTACTATGTTGTCTCTTCAAAGTTAGGTCAAAAAAGAAACCAAAAACTGTTGCTGCCCCTGCCACTACAACCGCCAATTATAGGCCTCCTCCTCCCCGTCCGACCTATAGGGATGTTGAGAAAGGACTAGAGAAGCCAAAAACAAGCCGAACCAAGGATGGTGGCATGCTTATTATGGCCGGAGCTGGCGCAGTTGCCGCCACCGTAACGACAACTGCTGTCAGTCGCAGCAGCGATGGAGACGGGGGTGGGTGCAGTGGTTGTGGTGGAGGTGGTGGTTGTGGTGGAAGTTGCGGATGATCATGATCACATGCCTCTACCCTAAAGAATATGAATTGTATGAGTTTGTGCAATCTTTCTTATAATAGGCTGCACACTCTGCattataaatgtgaaataaatgtaaatttgtTCTAACTTTCTATTATAAATCTGaaataaatacttttaattGCAATTggttacataaattatattatttaatttggaattgtatttattaattgtcTAGGCATTAATATAACAAACAAATCGATCACTTGTTGTTTCGATTTATCGAGTTCGACtgtcattttcttctctaaGGCCAACTAGTTGGccattgaattaaattttatagataAACTAAAACTTAGAATAAATAGTctattcaatattattatttgtgaaaACAGTAATACATTTTCGAAACTAGAAAgtcttatttaataatattatatagatCATCGTGACATTGGTGACTGATTGGTGCTAACAAAAAAGTctcacatgtttttttttttttttttttttttatttttttatttatcttccaataacttaaataaatgtactgaaaaaaaaaacaataaggaaaaaataaatattcaacagTGTTTTGTTATCCAATTTTTTAGTTCATTAGCAATAGTGGGATGTATTTTCAAGTAGAGATGACCAAacataatttctttaatttattgtataaaGGTTTGAGATTCCAATCACTTGTAACTACAATATTTCAGATTTTGGACAAATTTattgttcaattattttaaaaattatgagatgaatgagatccgttaaatgattttaatcatGGGAGTTagaattattctaatttattgtgTAGAAATTAAGAAATGAATTAGAGGCATTTAATAGTTtcttatatagatatatagatgtttaatttgttaaaatgactttatcAATGATATTTCgaagtattttaatttcttttataaaaattgtgtgattaattattagatgACATATAATGAATGTCATTTGTGTTATAACTCATTATATTAATGCGTTCAAAGAGACACCTATGTGCGTCGAAATTATCTTTGTAGGAACTATCTTGGTGAGAACGATCCacctagatttgttttgagCATTATTGCTTCATGTGAATTGTGAATTATCGGTCAAAGCACGATAATGTAATTACTTCGATTAAGACATATAGTACATTTGTAGTTATATATTGTGTTGCTAAGTgattgcttatatatataacatgcatattagctaataatatgataacttgtgttaattcataataagtatgattaactagttatttgtatatatacgTACGTGGATAAAAACTATTGTAcgtctattttatttaattaaaaattatgattttttttcataaaattatgtGACTTTTGGTCTAAAAAACttctatataaattagttaaaagtcatcattaattaagaaatttatgAATTGATGACAgaacaattatttataataattagttattttgtatttgattaaagataaattatcaatatcataattaattgttgatgtattttataaaggtatttgcttaatgatatatgaagtaattataatatatataacatatcatttgtttgattatgtttctaaactattcgattatatatttgatatacaccgttaaatttcatcataaagacttgtttaatttgatgtttttttgaaatataatatataattacaagaAATTTAGTCGTGTTTGATTCGagaaataatgtggcaaacatgtcgatattatgggatgcaaacgtgcaaccaatataaatgtttaagcggcttcggtcaaagatgcttgaaatattatgattttttttttgtaaaatcatgtgatatggtgaattttgtttttgattaaatattttaatttcttttatagaaataatgtgatgaaataaatattttaattgatttaaatactataatttattatgtagagattatgtgaagattgatttatatatgaataaacattctaatctctaatatggaaattatgtttattcaaataaatatttataatatagttgtCTTATTCATtttatgataagtataacaaaagaaatttgtataagaattgtgtgacaatttctttattagaaaataattgagttaaatcatataaatgtgtgatttaaaaatagTACCAACACGATTGTGtgggaaaatatttttattgataatatcaCAAAagttattatgtatattatgtatattatgataaataaaaagataatttattgttatagAAATATGTTCTttacaaaatatcaaattgtgcaacttaacaaaaaaaaaaaaaacaagaaaatatcttgtttatatttgttgagttggtacttaaattgatattttaaaaaggAGTGATAATGAGAGAGAATTTGGGGAAAATGGAAAAGAGAAtgttgaaaaatgaaaaagtgtgaggaaagataaaagagagaaaatttatttttatttttttagccaaGGCCATGACATTCTCTCTCTCATTCTCTTTCCCAAATTatctctcccaa
This is a stretch of genomic DNA from Impatiens glandulifera chromosome 4, dImpGla2.1, whole genome shotgun sequence. It encodes these proteins:
- the LOC124934787 gene encoding uncharacterized protein LOC124934787, which codes for MKAYIIALIVCSSVIAALFVLCCLFKVRSKKKPKTVAAPATTTANYRPPPPRPTYRDVEKGLEKPKTSRTKDGGMLIMAGAGAVAATVTTTAVSRSSDGDGGGCSGCGGGGGCGGSCG